In a genomic window of Candidatus Eisenbacteria bacterium:
- a CDS encoding KH domain-containing protein produces the protein MRSLIEFCARQLVDHPEGVHVDEHDAGETTVLTLRVSPGDLGKVIGREGRTAQSMRLLLTAAASSQGRHATLEIAD, from the coding sequence ATGAGGTCGCTGATCGAGTTCTGCGCGCGCCAGCTCGTCGACCACCCCGAAGGGGTGCACGTGGACGAGCACGACGCCGGCGAGACGACCGTGCTCACGCTGCGCGTGTCTCCCGGCGATCTGGGCAAGGTGATCGGCCGCGAGGGAAGGACCGCGCAGTCGATGCGGCTCCTCCTCACCGCGGCGGCCTCGTCCCAAGGCCGGCACGCGACCCTCGAGATTGCCGACTGA
- the rpsP gene encoding 30S ribosomal protein S16 — MAVVIRMKRAGAKKRPFYRVVVANSRSPRDGRYIEQLGYYDPLTNPATFQIDAVKMALWIQRGALPSESVGVMVAKHAPEALRRPARAVPAIQEAAGVAPADLQPEPKKAKTKAKGAAAKGAPRAKAKAVKKAKASTKGSEKKAHTRAKNKARKASGVAKPRATKKAKKKKS, encoded by the coding sequence ATGGCCGTCGTGATTCGCATGAAGCGCGCGGGCGCGAAGAAGCGCCCGTTCTACCGCGTCGTCGTCGCCAACTCGAGGAGCCCGCGCGACGGGCGCTACATCGAGCAGCTCGGCTACTACGATCCGCTCACCAACCCGGCCACGTTCCAGATCGACGCCGTGAAGATGGCGCTCTGGATCCAGCGCGGCGCGCTCCCGTCGGAGTCGGTCGGCGTGATGGTGGCGAAGCACGCCCCCGAGGCGCTCCGGCGGCCGGCGCGAGCCGTTCCCGCGATCCAGGAAGCCGCGGGGGTGGCGCCGGCCGATCTGCAGCCCGAACCCAAGAAGGCGAAGACGAAGGCGAAGGGGGCGGCCGCGAAGGGCGCGCCTCGCGCCAAGGCGAAGGCCGTGAAGAAGGCGAAGGCCTCGACCAAGGGCAGCGAGAAGAAGGCGCATACACGCGCCAAGAACAAGGCGCGGAAGGCGAGCGGCGTGGCCAAGCCGAGGGCCACGAAGAAGGCGAAGAAGAAGAAGTCGTAG